In Musa acuminata AAA Group cultivar baxijiao chromosome BXJ3-11, Cavendish_Baxijiao_AAA, whole genome shotgun sequence, one DNA window encodes the following:
- the LOC135652098 gene encoding protein S-acyltransferase 21-like isoform X1: MARRHGWQLPAHTFQVIAITVFFLLSIAFYAFFAPFLGKDLYEYVAIGVYSFLALCVFILYVRCTAIDPADPGILLAYNEASTYMPQRDRGSLEEPTKLGVNTEEETVKHKTASFSIGCFFCALLSKEDCRKDEDNAEQQTSIDEALFCTLCNAEVRKFSKHCRSCDKCVDGFDHHCRWLNNCVGRKNYITFLSLMSMSLAWLAVESGIGIAVLVRSFTDKKQIESQIVERLGDGFSHAPFVTIVALCTALSLLASVPLGELFFFHMILIRKGITTYEYVVAMRAQTEPPGPSVNEDQQSLPSSPMSSAPTAISGSSLGLQYRGAWCTPPRIFVDQQDEIIPHLEPGRVPSTIDPDAIDPSGQVKKLPKHPVPISAWKLAKLDKNEAKRAAAKARASSSVLKPIGSHMQYDIDRCSSGNISSRSSTVSADFGHRDHRAVAARSSPLKSSYPPSRASREDLETCPRTPSSFSSPHHPNSLSLTPALEQQPSNTRHFNPIYQSSANRSPWSVQSSDAKESMAGHLSEHGQARRTGTNPLGSSEPSVYWDQEAGRFVSSQSIAGPSSRGSHTELLYTEPSIFFGGPMLNEGPPRSFRNAGTSNQRQGGTERGRGLSQLPIFVPRDYPKDQLSRFP, encoded by the exons ATGGCGAGACGGCACGGGTGGCAGCTCCCAGCCCACACTTTTCAG GTTATTGCAATCACAGTATTCTTCTTGCTATCGATAGCATTTTATGCCTTTTTTGCCCCATTTCTTGGAAAAGACTTATATGAATATGTGGCAATTGGAGTATATAGTTTTCTT GCGCTATGTGTGTTTATACTTTATGTTAGATGCACTGCCATTGATCCTGCTGATCCTGGAATTTTGCTTGCTTATAATGAAGCATCAACTTATATGCCACAAC GGGATAGAGGTTCCTTGGAAGAACCTACCAAGTTAGGAGTTAACACTGAAGAAGAAACTGTCAAGCACAAAACAGCAAGCTTCTCCATTGGTTGTTTCTTCTGTGCTCTTTTGTCTAAAGAAGATTGTCGCAAAGATGAGGACAATGCTGAGCAGCAGACGAGCATTGATGAAGCATTATTTTGCACACTATGCAATGCGGAG GTTCGCAAATTCAGCAAACACTGCAGGAGTTGTGACAAATGTGTAGATGGGTTTGATCATCATTGCCGG TGGTTAAACAATTGTGTTGGGAGGAAAAACTATATTACATTTTTGTCCCTTATGTCAATGAGCCTTGCCTGG CTTGCTGTTGAAAGTGGAATTGGTATCGCTGTTCTTGTCCGATCCTTCACTGATAAGAAGCAAATTGAATCTCAGATAGTTGAAAGGCTAGGAGATGGCTTCTCCCATGCTCCCTTTGTCACAATTGTG gccTTGTGTACTGCTCTATCGTTGCTGGCTTCTGTACCATTGGGTGAATTATTTTTTTTCCACATGATACTAATTCGAAAG GGCATCACAACGTACGAGTATGTGGTGGCAATGAGAGCCCAGACTGAACCTCCTGGTCCTTCTGTTAATGAGGATCAGCAAAGTCTTCCATCCTCGCCAATGAGTTCAGCACCAACTGCCATAAGTGGAAGTTCTTTGGGCTTGCAGTATAGAGGTGCATGGTGTACTCCTCCAAGAATTTTTGTTGACCAGCAG GATGAAATAATCCCTCATTTAGAACCAGGACGTGTTCCTTCAACTATTGATCCTGATGCTATTGATCCATCTGGACAAGTGAAAAAGCTACCCAAGCATCCAGTCCCAATCAGTGCCTGGAAGCTCGCAAAATTAGACAAGAATGAGGCCAAGAGAGCTGCAGCTAAAGCCAGAGCCTCTTCGTCTGTCTTAAAACCTATCGGTTCGCAcatgcagtatgacattgatcgcTGCTCGAGTGGGAATATCAGCAGCAGAAGTAGCACTGTCAGTGCTGACTTCGGGCATCGGGATCATCGTGCGGTTGCTGCAAGATCTTCGCCTCTGAAGAGTTCTTACCCTCCCAGCAGAGCTAGTAGGGAGGACCTTGAAACATGTCCTCGAACTCCTAGCAGTTTCAGTAGCCCTCATCACCCTAACTCGTTGAGCCTCACTCCAGCCTTGGAGCAGCAACCTTCAAACACTAGACACTTTAATCCAATATATCAGTCATCAGCAAATCGATCTCCATGGTCTGTCCAGTCTAGCGATGCCAAGGAAAGCATGGCTGGGCATCTCTCAGAGCATGGGCAAGCAAGGAGAACCGGCACAAATCCTCTAGGGAGCTCCGAACCCTCTGTTTACTGGGATCAGGAAGCTGGTCGATTTGTCTCCTCTCAGAGTATTGCTGGGCCTTCTTCTCGGGGCAGTCATACTGAGCTGTTGTACACCGAACCATCTATATTCTTTGGTGGTCCTATGCTGAATGAAGGCCCTCCGAGGAGCTTCAGAAATGCTGGTACATCTAATCAGAGGCAAGGTGGTACTGAGAGGGGGAGGGGGCTGAGCCAGTTGCCTATCTTTGTCCCCAGAGACTATCCGAAAGATCAGTTATCTAGATTTCCCTGA
- the LOC135652098 gene encoding protein S-acyltransferase 21-like isoform X2: MARRHGWQLPAHTFQVIAITVFFLLSIAFYAFFAPFLGKDLYEYVAIGVYSFLALCVFILYVRCTAIDPADPGILLAYNEASTYMPQRDRGSLEEPTKLGVNTEEETVKHKTASFSIGCFFCALLSKEDCRKDEDNAEQQTSIDEALFCTLCNAEVRKFSKHCRSCDKCVDGFDHHCRWLNNCVGRKNYITFLSLMSMSLAWIVERLGDGFSHAPFVTIVALCTALSLLASVPLGELFFFHMILIRKGITTYEYVVAMRAQTEPPGPSVNEDQQSLPSSPMSSAPTAISGSSLGLQYRGAWCTPPRIFVDQQDEIIPHLEPGRVPSTIDPDAIDPSGQVKKLPKHPVPISAWKLAKLDKNEAKRAAAKARASSSVLKPIGSHMQYDIDRCSSGNISSRSSTVSADFGHRDHRAVAARSSPLKSSYPPSRASREDLETCPRTPSSFSSPHHPNSLSLTPALEQQPSNTRHFNPIYQSSANRSPWSVQSSDAKESMAGHLSEHGQARRTGTNPLGSSEPSVYWDQEAGRFVSSQSIAGPSSRGSHTELLYTEPSIFFGGPMLNEGPPRSFRNAGTSNQRQGGTERGRGLSQLPIFVPRDYPKDQLSRFP; the protein is encoded by the exons ATGGCGAGACGGCACGGGTGGCAGCTCCCAGCCCACACTTTTCAG GTTATTGCAATCACAGTATTCTTCTTGCTATCGATAGCATTTTATGCCTTTTTTGCCCCATTTCTTGGAAAAGACTTATATGAATATGTGGCAATTGGAGTATATAGTTTTCTT GCGCTATGTGTGTTTATACTTTATGTTAGATGCACTGCCATTGATCCTGCTGATCCTGGAATTTTGCTTGCTTATAATGAAGCATCAACTTATATGCCACAAC GGGATAGAGGTTCCTTGGAAGAACCTACCAAGTTAGGAGTTAACACTGAAGAAGAAACTGTCAAGCACAAAACAGCAAGCTTCTCCATTGGTTGTTTCTTCTGTGCTCTTTTGTCTAAAGAAGATTGTCGCAAAGATGAGGACAATGCTGAGCAGCAGACGAGCATTGATGAAGCATTATTTTGCACACTATGCAATGCGGAG GTTCGCAAATTCAGCAAACACTGCAGGAGTTGTGACAAATGTGTAGATGGGTTTGATCATCATTGCCGG TGGTTAAACAATTGTGTTGGGAGGAAAAACTATATTACATTTTTGTCCCTTATGTCAATGAGCCTTGCCTGG ATAGTTGAAAGGCTAGGAGATGGCTTCTCCCATGCTCCCTTTGTCACAATTGTG gccTTGTGTACTGCTCTATCGTTGCTGGCTTCTGTACCATTGGGTGAATTATTTTTTTTCCACATGATACTAATTCGAAAG GGCATCACAACGTACGAGTATGTGGTGGCAATGAGAGCCCAGACTGAACCTCCTGGTCCTTCTGTTAATGAGGATCAGCAAAGTCTTCCATCCTCGCCAATGAGTTCAGCACCAACTGCCATAAGTGGAAGTTCTTTGGGCTTGCAGTATAGAGGTGCATGGTGTACTCCTCCAAGAATTTTTGTTGACCAGCAG GATGAAATAATCCCTCATTTAGAACCAGGACGTGTTCCTTCAACTATTGATCCTGATGCTATTGATCCATCTGGACAAGTGAAAAAGCTACCCAAGCATCCAGTCCCAATCAGTGCCTGGAAGCTCGCAAAATTAGACAAGAATGAGGCCAAGAGAGCTGCAGCTAAAGCCAGAGCCTCTTCGTCTGTCTTAAAACCTATCGGTTCGCAcatgcagtatgacattgatcgcTGCTCGAGTGGGAATATCAGCAGCAGAAGTAGCACTGTCAGTGCTGACTTCGGGCATCGGGATCATCGTGCGGTTGCTGCAAGATCTTCGCCTCTGAAGAGTTCTTACCCTCCCAGCAGAGCTAGTAGGGAGGACCTTGAAACATGTCCTCGAACTCCTAGCAGTTTCAGTAGCCCTCATCACCCTAACTCGTTGAGCCTCACTCCAGCCTTGGAGCAGCAACCTTCAAACACTAGACACTTTAATCCAATATATCAGTCATCAGCAAATCGATCTCCATGGTCTGTCCAGTCTAGCGATGCCAAGGAAAGCATGGCTGGGCATCTCTCAGAGCATGGGCAAGCAAGGAGAACCGGCACAAATCCTCTAGGGAGCTCCGAACCCTCTGTTTACTGGGATCAGGAAGCTGGTCGATTTGTCTCCTCTCAGAGTATTGCTGGGCCTTCTTCTCGGGGCAGTCATACTGAGCTGTTGTACACCGAACCATCTATATTCTTTGGTGGTCCTATGCTGAATGAAGGCCCTCCGAGGAGCTTCAGAAATGCTGGTACATCTAATCAGAGGCAAGGTGGTACTGAGAGGGGGAGGGGGCTGAGCCAGTTGCCTATCTTTGTCCCCAGAGACTATCCGAAAGATCAGTTATCTAGATTTCCCTGA
- the LOC135652098 gene encoding probable protein S-acyltransferase 19 isoform X3, translating into MPFLPHFLEKTYMNMWQLEYIVFLCTAIDPADPGILLAYNEASTYMPQRDRGSLEEPTKLGVNTEEETVKHKTASFSIGCFFCALLSKEDCRKDEDNAEQQTSIDEALFCTLCNAEVRKFSKHCRSCDKCVDGFDHHCRWLNNCVGRKNYITFLSLMSMSLAWLAVESGIGIAVLVRSFTDKKQIESQIVERLGDGFSHAPFVTIVALCTALSLLASVPLGELFFFHMILIRKGITTYEYVVAMRAQTEPPGPSVNEDQQSLPSSPMSSAPTAISGSSLGLQYRGAWCTPPRIFVDQQDEIIPHLEPGRVPSTIDPDAIDPSGQVKKLPKHPVPISAWKLAKLDKNEAKRAAAKARASSSVLKPIGSHMQYDIDRCSSGNISSRSSTVSADFGHRDHRAVAARSSPLKSSYPPSRASREDLETCPRTPSSFSSPHHPNSLSLTPALEQQPSNTRHFNPIYQSSANRSPWSVQSSDAKESMAGHLSEHGQARRTGTNPLGSSEPSVYWDQEAGRFVSSQSIAGPSSRGSHTELLYTEPSIFFGGPMLNEGPPRSFRNAGTSNQRQGGTERGRGLSQLPIFVPRDYPKDQLSRFP; encoded by the exons ATGCCTTTTTTGCCCCATTTCTTGGAAAAGACTTATATGAATATGTGGCAATTGGAGTATATAGTTTTCTT ATGCACTGCCATTGATCCTGCTGATCCTGGAATTTTGCTTGCTTATAATGAAGCATCAACTTATATGCCACAAC GGGATAGAGGTTCCTTGGAAGAACCTACCAAGTTAGGAGTTAACACTGAAGAAGAAACTGTCAAGCACAAAACAGCAAGCTTCTCCATTGGTTGTTTCTTCTGTGCTCTTTTGTCTAAAGAAGATTGTCGCAAAGATGAGGACAATGCTGAGCAGCAGACGAGCATTGATGAAGCATTATTTTGCACACTATGCAATGCGGAG GTTCGCAAATTCAGCAAACACTGCAGGAGTTGTGACAAATGTGTAGATGGGTTTGATCATCATTGCCGG TGGTTAAACAATTGTGTTGGGAGGAAAAACTATATTACATTTTTGTCCCTTATGTCAATGAGCCTTGCCTGG CTTGCTGTTGAAAGTGGAATTGGTATCGCTGTTCTTGTCCGATCCTTCACTGATAAGAAGCAAATTGAATCTCAGATAGTTGAAAGGCTAGGAGATGGCTTCTCCCATGCTCCCTTTGTCACAATTGTG gccTTGTGTACTGCTCTATCGTTGCTGGCTTCTGTACCATTGGGTGAATTATTTTTTTTCCACATGATACTAATTCGAAAG GGCATCACAACGTACGAGTATGTGGTGGCAATGAGAGCCCAGACTGAACCTCCTGGTCCTTCTGTTAATGAGGATCAGCAAAGTCTTCCATCCTCGCCAATGAGTTCAGCACCAACTGCCATAAGTGGAAGTTCTTTGGGCTTGCAGTATAGAGGTGCATGGTGTACTCCTCCAAGAATTTTTGTTGACCAGCAG GATGAAATAATCCCTCATTTAGAACCAGGACGTGTTCCTTCAACTATTGATCCTGATGCTATTGATCCATCTGGACAAGTGAAAAAGCTACCCAAGCATCCAGTCCCAATCAGTGCCTGGAAGCTCGCAAAATTAGACAAGAATGAGGCCAAGAGAGCTGCAGCTAAAGCCAGAGCCTCTTCGTCTGTCTTAAAACCTATCGGTTCGCAcatgcagtatgacattgatcgcTGCTCGAGTGGGAATATCAGCAGCAGAAGTAGCACTGTCAGTGCTGACTTCGGGCATCGGGATCATCGTGCGGTTGCTGCAAGATCTTCGCCTCTGAAGAGTTCTTACCCTCCCAGCAGAGCTAGTAGGGAGGACCTTGAAACATGTCCTCGAACTCCTAGCAGTTTCAGTAGCCCTCATCACCCTAACTCGTTGAGCCTCACTCCAGCCTTGGAGCAGCAACCTTCAAACACTAGACACTTTAATCCAATATATCAGTCATCAGCAAATCGATCTCCATGGTCTGTCCAGTCTAGCGATGCCAAGGAAAGCATGGCTGGGCATCTCTCAGAGCATGGGCAAGCAAGGAGAACCGGCACAAATCCTCTAGGGAGCTCCGAACCCTCTGTTTACTGGGATCAGGAAGCTGGTCGATTTGTCTCCTCTCAGAGTATTGCTGGGCCTTCTTCTCGGGGCAGTCATACTGAGCTGTTGTACACCGAACCATCTATATTCTTTGGTGGTCCTATGCTGAATGAAGGCCCTCCGAGGAGCTTCAGAAATGCTGGTACATCTAATCAGAGGCAAGGTGGTACTGAGAGGGGGAGGGGGCTGAGCCAGTTGCCTATCTTTGTCCCCAGAGACTATCCGAAAGATCAGTTATCTAGATTTCCCTGA